In Sciurus carolinensis chromosome 8, mSciCar1.2, whole genome shotgun sequence, the genomic stretch taaatacctgtgtgatgaagaaaaagaagaaaagccagTCTAGGGAACAGAAAGTGAAGTAAGAgtgggaaatagaaaataaaacaaataaaagtgaaatgataCTTGTAAAAAGTCATTCAGTGGCAAATCAGAACTAGTTTTAAGTCCAAAACAAtacacttttttttggtactggggactgaactagaACCTTGTGGCTGCTAAGCAagtgcaagtgctctaccactgagccgtatccccagctcttttattcaATTCTTTACAAAAGGATGACTAGCTATATGTAGTCTTTACTAAGCattaaattccaaaataatttctaataattaaaaagaGCTTTTTCAAAGCTCATTAACTTGTTACTATTTTGTCAAAAAGTAAAAGTTGGAGAAAATTTATATAATGAACTCATCTGGGTAAAAAATATATTCGTAAAACATTTCTACAAGAACATAAAACTATTAACAGTGACTTTCTATGTGCCTCATGCAGAAAGAAGGGAATGGTTTTTACTTTATATGCTTGTGCACTGTTTCAATTTATAATAGATATATACATTTTATGTACATActacataaattatttacataataaaactcatttaaaggaaaaatttctaagtatttttttaaacactcaagcagaatttagaaattataaactcttaaaaattgataattgttttaaatgtttacttcCTAGTTATTCTCTttactaaaatatgaaaatagacaAACAGAtaaggacaaaagaaaatgagacataCAAAGCAATCCCCTCCAAAGGAGGGAAACGTACTCATTATAATTTggaaaaactcttaaaaaaaaaaatcttatgaaagCTCAAGTCACATATTTTTGGTGACTGTTAATATCACTGAACATATATTCAAACTTAAGGTTTTGAGATTTTCCACAAGAGAACTATTTTTGATGCAACCAGTAAATGACAGAtccaaaaacaaagaagcaagcTCTAATTGCTCATTCTAATAATAATCTAGGGAATCccatatgattaaaaaaatatctcAATAGGAATATCACAAGTAAAAGAATATGCGAGTGTTATTACAGTTGGACTGATCATTAATttgtaaaatacaatttttagttctcagttatttttttactattgGTAGACTTAACTACAAAATGATAACTTAAAAGGGTACATACAGTTCTTGAATGATGGTACATATATCAGAAGGTTAGTAATAATGCTTAAAAAAAGTGTGGCAAAGTTTTCAAATTAATAAGATTTCAATACCCATTTTGTAAATTGACATATcagaattatatgtatttatcatgtatagcatgaaattttaaagtatgaataCACTGGAATAGCTCAgttaagctaattaacatatttcttttattgtggTGAGAACTCTTAAAACCTACTTTCTTACCAACTTTTCAAAACAGGATACATTATTATAACTATGGACACCAACCTGTTACAAATCTTCTCATACTAACTGAAAATTTGTAACATCTCCTTAACCTCCATCTCCCCATTCCCTGGTAGCCACCAATTTACTCTTCTTCAATAAGTTCAagttttttagattccacatataaatgataactatgcatttgttattttgtgtctagcttatttttcttaatgtaatgTATTacagattcatccatgttttcacaaatgatacgatttccttctttcttgggaCACAATAATATTCAATTAATACTGTTTTTACTAGATTTACTAGTTCTTCCCAGAACTAGTGACAACATGCTTTGATGGTAGCTTACTGTAAGATATTGTATTAGAAAATCTTAAATTATGCAACTGTTTCTTAAAATGTACTTCATTTTCCTGGTTGGCATGTTCATCCAGTGATTTTCTTATAcagttttttaattcttcaattcCTTCTCCAGTAATCGTAGAGATGGGGATGATATGCTGGAACTTCATATTCTTCTCTGGAatcatttgattttcaaataaatgcaaGAAATCTGAAACAAAGAACATAGAGCTAAGGTGATATCCACTGTCTTTGAATGTAAACCAAAATTATGTTAGAGATTTGATTTGTGAAGCTGGGAACCAAAAACTTagcattttaaattccttttttctccttctctaatAAGCTCTCAGAAACCTTTGAATTTTACTTATGACAATGATTAATATTTTGGAACATGTTAGgtgtttagtaaatatttgttggatgaatgtaTTTTCAACCAaactaagaataaataaataaaagatgaattgTGAACTCAATACATTTACAGAAgtaataaaatttgcttttgtgGGAGAATCAATAATGTGAGGCAACAGAGAAACTCAAAagtttctgtaaaaataataatgttatttatataatatGATATTCTAGTTGGCCTTTAGTACACAGGTGACCTTTCCCTTCCTCAAAATATAAGTTTATCATTACTGATGCTAGGATTCATACTTAAGCTGAAGAGGGGACAGGGAAAGTTCAAAGGATCATTTCAGATTAGTTTAATCTATCATCCTAACAGGGCCTAATAGATCTTatgttcctttttccttttccctgccACCATGGCAATGGGAAGTGGCAAACAGCATACTGTAGGATGGGTTAACAATGATATGAACTAGAAAGGTTAAACTGAAAGAGATTAGACAAGCCAACATGGAGTTTGATTTTTGAGATTCCTAAGCctccaagaaagttcagagagaccaatttaagaattactttggtccacaaaaaataaaaagaaaagaaaagaaaaaaagaattataatgatCCAGAATAGCTACAAACTCTTAAATCACCTTAACCACCCCTGAAAATTCCCTTTTCTATAAGACTAACTAGGAAAAAAACTAATTACCTTATAAAGTGAATGGCATTAAGGAATGAAGACATTTAATAATATTAGagaatatttatatctttttaaaaatttgttttagatgttgatagacatttatttatttatttatttattttgtggtgctggggattgaacccagggccttgtgcttgcgaggcaagcactctaccaactgagctatctccccagccctagacctttattttattcatttatttttatgtggtgctgagaatcgaacccagtgcctcacacatgctaggcaagcactccagcactgagccacaaccccagctagAATATTTGTATCTCAAGAGTAACTGATTAACTCAAGGATAGCGCCACATGTAAATCACACAGGGTAAAGATTtttaagagaagagaaagaactttCTAGTGCTGTCTGCTAGTTCTAATACACTATAATCTATTTTTTCCAACTGTTATTTCAGATAAAAACTCAgagaaaaaccatttaaaaatatgttgactACTTACCATGCACCTCACTTCCCCTCTACTCAGGAAATCCAAAGTATCATCACCATAGGATAGGGTGTTCTACAAAGGTACACTCAAGTTCTTTTTAGAAAACCAATATTCTTCAGAGATCTATGGAGTTACCATTTCAGAACTATTAGCTCTGTTCTTGAATTCAGGGTATAGTAGAGGAAAAAAGCTCTAGAGCTGgtgaaatatgttaaataaagtaaaagatttCACAAGTAAATGCTGACTTTATCCCCCCTTTATCCAAATTCCCACAAACTATTTAAAGGAACAGTTTAAATATTACTTCCTTATAAAGTCTGACATCTTTAGATCAAAGTAATCCtccttttcttttgtctcctCTAACTTGTCCAAATCACACATTCTGGAACTTGATAATGACTATGttacaatattatttaaatgtgtcATAtggtatttttcttcaaatacacAGTTTTTAAGATTAGAAACTAGCAGTTTTGTTTTCCACTGATTATAACACTTAACATTCTCCACAAACACTAAGTACTTATTTAGTTGGAATTAAGTCAATGAGTGGACTTGCCTTTAGGATTCTGGAGCTGATTTATCAATTCGTGAAATTTATCTCGGGCATGTGGCAAATCCATTTTATTAACTGCCAGGAGTGCAGGTTTTCTCTGAAGTTCCTCTTTGTACAACTCCAATTCCtttaaatcaaaagagaaaaaccaaataattttataatagtatttatataaattaagaatttGGTAATGTCTTTAATGACCTGGGAAATCTAGAGCCCATTCACATCACTGAAATGCAATAAATCCCAAcaaccataaaacaaaataatttagaaaatgcttCTGGTTAGGTTATTTGACAGTATATTAGCTCATGCCATTTTCCAGAGCCAGTGGATGCATGTCTAGAGCCAAGTACAGGCACCTGGCCTTCACAGAGAAAAAATTCATAAGTCAGTGACAAATGTTGTATCTGAGTATTTCTGGAAAAAGTAaatatacttaggaataaatctttgtgacctGCTTTAGGCAATAGTTTCTTAGATATTAAGAACTTTGTCAGTATTTTGTTACTGAGTTCCTAAAAtgtattggttttttttttccttattattttttaagatggggtcttgctatgagGCCAGGCTTCCTCAAACTCAAAATTCTTCTGCtccagcctcccatgtagctagGCTTAAAGGAATCACTAAGCTCAGCTGAATTCTTATGTTCTGCATAACCACCTCTTATCAGCTAtgtggtttacaaatattttctcctatttttgtAAAGATCATCTCTTCAttatgttgattgtttcctttgctgtaaacagattttttatttgaggcaatCCCATTCGTCTAATTTCACTTTTGTTTCACTGTGCTAATCATTgctccctatattttcttctaatagttttagAGTTCCAAGTCTTGACATTTATTAGGGGGTACatctataactcagtggtagagcacgtgcctagaatgtgtgaggtcctgggttcaatttccaggacaaaaaaagaaaaaaaaggaaaaaaaagaaaaaaaaaatacttattttaagtctttaatccattttgatttgacttttttaCATGGGATGTGTACAAACATGGgtcaaatttcctttttctgcaagtggatatccagttttccaacaCCATTCATTAAAGagattgtcttttctccattgtgttctTGGCATCTCTGTCAAAGTTCAGTTGACTATAAAtgcatggttttatttttggactctattctgttccactgatctataTGTACGTTTTTAAGTCAGTACTGTGATGTTTTAATTAAtatagctttatagtaagtcttgaaatGAGGTAGTATAAAGCCTCTAGCTTTGTTCAATCTGTTCAGGGTCTTCTATGGTTCCttaaaaattttgtgatttttctatttctgtaaaaactgctattggaattttgatagggattgtgttgaatctatagCTTGCTTTGGGTAGCACAGATCTGATTAAAATGGGCACAAGGTCTAAACAGAGActcctcaaaagaagacatacacatGACAGGTATATGAAAAGTGATCAATATGCTTAATCTTAAgagcaatgaaaattaaaactacaatattACCTTATACTGGTTAGAATAgctgttatcaaaaagacaaaagaaccTCAATGTTAATgaggatgttaaaaaaaaaaggaacccctatacactgttggtgggaatttTAATTATTCTACTATTATGGATGACAGTATGgagttcttaaaaatttaaaaatagaagtatcatatccagagaaataaaactaaaagctgGAGGGATGAAACAAGACCAGATACAATATTCCAGGGAGAGGGGCTGATGATTATAAAAGTGTGGCCAAAGGTACATGGATGGCTTTCAGAGAAatttaggatataaaattaacagagCTTGATGCAGGTGGTAagaagacagaagacagaatCCAGAACACCATCCAGGTTTTTGGCTTACATAATTAAGTTCTAGAGGTGAATGAAGGTGAAACAagtaaaaaagaattctgttttatatatataaatttgagtGGCTAATAGGACATCCAATCAGAGATTTCCAATAATCTAAAGTACAAACAAAAGATGTAGATATCAGATATAGATTTGGCAGTCACTGGATATTAATATAACTGAAATGAGAATGGGTAAGACTATACAATAGGGTTAGGCCCTGAATAATGTTTTAACTTTAAGGATGAGCAAAGGGCTTAGAATGTACCCCAGtagtagagtgcttccctagtaTTTCTGAatccctaggtttgatccctaagcactgcaaaggaaaaaaaaaaaaaaaaaaaaaagatgagaggaaaagaaCCTAAAATGTAGCTTGAGAATGAGAAATAGTccattaattagaaataaaaccagaagaTTATGATTCATGAAGCTAAGAATGCATACtgtttcaaaaagaaatagaaaatataacaaaGCTTAAGTgagataaaatgtaataaatgtatATCAGGGATTTGGGATACCAGGAAGAGTTTTATCCATGGAAACAGTTTGAAGAAcatgtgaatatttaaaaactacaCTGAAGAAGTTCAAATAATTCTTAACAGAGATATTTAAAGAAGTGGAgtataggctggggatgtagctcagtggcagagtacttggaTACCGTGTGCATGCAAtaccttgggttcaattcacccccccaaaaaaggagaatgtacttattctaattattttgttataagtCTATGTATTAGATCAGATGAAGAatacaataaaacagaaaacctacTTTTGTCAGCAGTATTATGGTTTCAAAGGCAGTTCTATACTGAGTTTGGGAAGAAAGCTGAAATCCAGAAATATCCACctgaaagaggagagagagccTTTAACATAAGAATAGTCACACATTTctatgttttgaaatgttttactctcacaagctaaaaataatttaataattcaaaatgaattgaaaatgaaattgtcaAGACTGCTGAAATTATTCTAATAAAATGTAGACAATCTCCTATGTAACTTAAGCACCTAAACACTCAAACATAGTATGAAACAGATACTACATAATAATATGCCAGAAAACTTAAGGAACTAAATCACAACAAGTATGGCCAAACTTACATCTGATATAGTAGCAAAGCCACTTACATACTCATATTACAAACAAGACTATCTACTGCACTTGTTCCACATCTGAACAGACTTAACAGAGTGAAATGCTAGTACAGTTATGTATCACTTAATGACAGGTATAGTCtaagaaatgcatcattaggtaACTTCATCTCTGGACATCACAGAGTGTACTTCCATAAACCAAGATGGCTATGGTGTCATCAGAAAGTATAATATTATGGGACCACCAAAAGATATATGTAGTCCATCACTGGCCAAAATGCAGTTACACAGCACATAatccttaaatattacttgaaaaaatatttctaggaaAACTAATTTTATACATTAGAATACCACAATGGTATGCATAGGACTTACAACAAAAAGCAGTTGTCTAGTTCTTTCTATATGCTTGAGGAATTTGTGGCCCATTCCTTTGTTCATATGTGCTCCTTCTATCAATCCCGGCAAATCAGCTACAGATATCTACACAAAGTTAATgatttaatggggaaaaaaaagaaaatcacagttcAATTATATCCCaaaattttcatgatatttcaGACATAAACTATTCATAATTTATGATTTCCAACACATCTTTGAAAAGCCAAGATACCTTTacagcaaaaaaacaaagaatgttaAGAATCAAAAACTTGTTTAAAGATGTAAGTCTGATTTTAACTTATTAATTTAACAATCTAAAGATTTTGGAGTTTAGTTTAACATTTATTCAATATTACTTGTGACATAAATCTATAATTTCATAAATTGCATTCCTAACTAATGGATTTCTCACAGAATTTCAACTTTTATAATCTGAATTTGTTATAGCTTACAAAGATATtaattcagtaaacatttactaAATATAGCTCTCTAGTTTTAAGTTTTACATTCAATTTGTAAATGGCagcattgtttcttttctgttcataTTATACCAGCAgaattactatttttataaagTGAAAGAATATAGCAATTCTATACTTCTTTTGAAGGTGAGAAGAATTATTAACTGTCACACTACACTGTTTTACAAACTATGACTCATAATCACTTAGGGAATTCCTATAAACAACAGATGGCCAGACCCTATCCATGAGAGATTTAGTTTCAAATTTCTGCAAACATCATTTATCACTGTTGTTCTTAGGCCATGTAAACAACTTCAATGTGCAACAAGAAATGAGAAGCAATGCTCTACATTCACTGCTCAGTGTAGATAAAAAATTCAGTCTTATAAGAAGTTACGATTATATGACAAAGAAATATCAACAACAGAGATCTCATGTCTTGAAATTTCCTTCAGAGATTCTCTActgatttccttttaaaataaggtaTTAACAGCGGGTGAAACCcaacacacctataataccagctccttgggaggctgagacaggagaatttcaagttcaaagttagcctcagcaacttaatgaggccccaagcaacttagcaaaaaaccctgtgtctcaaaataaaaaaattaaaaggtcaggcgatatggctcagtagttaagcactcctggtttcaatcccaggtaccaaaaaaaaagtataaacaatgttcctttttcttctaaatattgtTCTCTACAGTCATGCTACATAGTATCTATAATTTTACTTATTCAATATTCTAtaatagttgttttattttttatcaatattaaaaatgaatttaaatcttTTATGTCTTACGAATTACATCAGAGAATTACTTGAATCCCCACtgacatattgtacataaatGATATTCAGGTACCTGACATATTCATTTGACCTGAAGTCCACACTTACATTAGGGTTCATTCTTGGTGGTATGCATTTTATGggttttgataaatatataatacaaccACCCTTATAGTATCTTACAGAATTGTTGCACTGCACAGAATTCTCTGTGTTCTGCTGATACATCCCCACTTCCTCCATAATGCTGGGAACCACTGATCTTTTAGCTTTCTCTATAGTTTTGCCCTTTCTAGAATGGCATAAAGTTGGATCACAGGGAATGTAGtctttcagattggcttctttcacttagtaatatgcattcaAGATTCTTCCATATCTTCTCATGGCTTGATAGCCCATTTATTTTTTGGAGCAGAATATTCTACTTTTTAGATATAACATTTACCCATTCCATAATGAAAAGTATCTTggttgtttccaagttttggttattatgaataaggTTGCTATAAACAACCATATGCAGGCTTTTGCATGGACATGAAGAAAATCTGTAGTTCTTCCttgtaaaggaaaaataaattttaataactagATGAGTTCAAAACCGCtattaaaacttttttccccccaaaaccaGAAAGTTAGAATAAAGTTATTTCCATGAACTTTAGAAAGTGCTGTTAGGAAATACAGATCAATAATCTACTATGGCAATATGTAAGGACTTGTAATGAGAAGAGAGATTAAGAAAGACACGATGAAGACATGATATTGTAGGAATAAACTGGCTgtaatatttggaagaaaaagaaattaaattcttaTACAATATTTTACTATGACAGTGCTGAGCAGAATTAATTTGACCATAGTTTCACTTTTCATGAAATGAAATGTTAACTTTTTTCTCCTAACACCACAGAAACAGGCAAATACCACAAAACCCTGGGACCAAAATGAACTCTTCTCATTTCTAATCAAACATtttacttaaaacaaaaacaaaaaagcccccCACTCACCTGTGTGAAATCATTGTACATAATCTTTCCAAGTTCAGGCTTTAATGTtgtaactgaaaggaaaaaacattAAGGCTAGCTCTCTTTAAATGGTCTCAGCATTTTATACagaataaattgtttttctgtgAACAGTTTCAGATTTTTTCTAATCTATTTGAATGGAAATTACAATTATCTTTGCCATTtacaatatatttgaaaaaggaTAAACATAGATTCTTATAATCTGCACAGGCATAAGCCTAATCTAAATATTGGACCTCAAATGTCTTCTATTAAGCTTAAAGGAACATGGTAAAGATGTTTGAGGGTTCAGAATTTAGGTTTCTGTCACTGGATCCATGGGTGAAATTTTCCTACTCCTTTCTCATTTGGTTTTTCTTAAGTCTTTCCAATTCTACGttaacttcttttctttgattttttgcttttcctcctctctcctcaagAGCCCTGCAcagtatttataataaatacaagTCATGTAATTTATAGCATCTAGTTCAAAATTAACTCTACTTCATCAGAGACTAATTTTAGAATGGcttaattttatttccagattAATGTCACTGTATGTCTTTTTACTTAGTAATGGTACAGATCCTATCATATTCCATTACTACTCTCAATCCAAGCTTTTATTCTATCTTATCTAGCTACCAAAATAGCCTACTAGCTACTCTTTCTAGATCCACCTATGTCCCACACCAATTAATTTCTATACTAGGGGTCAGAGAGaacttcttgaaaaataaatcaaataacttCATCCATTGCTTAAAGGCTTCCAACAGCATATAAgatattaaacaaaattaaaaatagcccACATGGTCTGCATCCAAATCGCCAGCCTAATCtccattccctccttcccttAATTCATGTTCTCTAGCCACATAAATCTCCTTGCCACTAATAAGTCTGAATACAAGttgtttcttctgatttaaaGGCCCTTTCACCTTCAATCCCTCTCACTAATCAATTCATAATTATTATTCTTATCTCAACCTGAGCATCACATTCTTCAAGGAGGTCTAAAGCAGTTACCTACACACTTTCATGGACCACTTTTACATTCCCGTATGTTTATTCATGATATATATGCCTTTCCTTACTAGTCTAAGTGCAACTAATGTTAGAACCTTATAACCCCATAACCTAATGAGGTTCCTAGCAATAAATACTtgctaaatgaaaatattcacttCTGCCTTCCTAATATCTACGATAGTGTTTGATAAAGTGTAAGCAGCTTACAAAATCCTAAGGAAACcgaataaatgaacagaaaaataaatgcaacaaaGTTCAAAACAAGTACAATAAACTTTACTGAGAGTCTAAGATTTCAAATAAGAAACACATATGATTGCACTGACAAAAGTTTTATACTCAGAAAACCAAAGCTGTCCTATtatactcagaaaacttaagcCTTTAAAAGTTTACTTCCGCACATTAAAATACACAATTTATACTTACATGCATAATCTGCAATTGCAGGTTTTGCATGAGAAATCTGACTTAGCAGAGAGGATTTTCCAGCATTTGGGAATCTAAAGTGAGTAAATATAATTACATGTCACAACATATATCAATGTTACTAATACTTACTTATCTCTGAATTCCCAACAATTCAAGAAGTAGACTTCTTGAATATTTctgaaagtaaaagtaaaataataggaGTTGGAGGGGAGCAtatataaggcactgggttcaatccccaacactaaaaaaagaggtaaaacatATATCCAACATAATCTATAAAACTTGAAATCAAAATATACTAATGAATAAGGTAAAGATAAATTCATGAGAGAAActtaaaatgtttcagaattaaaagactaaaataatttattctaattgtttaaaaacctttgaaaatcacaaataaatttaaaagactggCAATCCACTATCTCTAGCCAAACACTAAAAAATAttactcattttgtttttgcatttatgaacatttttcaaaCATACACAACAAAAGAGAGGAATAATGAATCCCATGTAGCCATTATCTAGGTTTCAGCAACTATTAATAAATTGCCAATACACTTTTTAAAGCTTAGTTTATTTAAACAGACACAAAAAGGTTCGTGCATTACAATTAGCTGATGATGTCTCTTAAATCTGTTTTGATACAAACTTTCCCTCCATCTTGTTTccccttttctatttatttttaaagaaactggaTCATTTATCCTTCACAATTTATTTTCCAGTCTGGTATCTACATAATTATCACTTAACATGCTCTTTTGTCCTGGATTTTCTATAAGTTGGAAATTATAAAATCttcacttaaaacaaaacaaaaaacttggttGGCctaatttttaagtgaataataTGAGCACTTTTCAAGGATGAagcttaactttttatttcatattgagAGACATTTAGACATTTAGATTGCCTCCATTTTTTTGCAATTAACATTTTTTGCAAATAACAatgcaaaaatatgtatatagcAGGTATACACTGTTAACAGTCATTTCTGAGTCAGGGTATCAATAGAAAAACTGCTTTTATCTTTCTGCAAACAAATGTATATTATTTGTCTACTTTTTATCTAAAAACTTTAAACAACACAGTGTTTATCCATAAACACTGTACCTATCTTTAACATCTTTCTGGGGACAAATTTTTAGGTAAGTAAATACTGGATTAaactatatattcattttaaaggtttttgattttattgatatattccCTCAAGAAAAGTCTACCAGGTATTTATAAAGTACTAAGAAAGGGGGTTACTTAAAAgattcttttgtaaattttactCACATAATTCCAATAAACcaccaacaaatatttactgatcaCTGACTTTGTATCAGTCAGGCAGCATACTGAGCATAAATATTCAGCAATAATCCATGCCTTCAGTTTTCACTCAAATTTGAGGAAAGTAATCTTTCAAAAACTCTGCTAAACTTTTATAGGGAATAATGGTATAATAGtacttaaaaattctataaaaatttataagctctagaatggagctctttaaaaattttcttcataaaaaaatCCTTATATAATGAATTATGTGAGATTTAATGATTATGTTCCCctagaaatacattattttctcaTATCCTGTTTCCAGGCTCTTATAACtctgaaaaaaagcaaattgtaCCCATTTTTGTCCATGATTACCTTTAACTATACTTGCCTATTTCTTTCCAATATCCTCATATTATCATAATTAAGCTCAGAAAAATGCaagtacgtcattgggattttaattggaattgcattgaatctgtatagcacttttggtagtatggccattttgacaatattaattctgcctatccaagaacatgggagatcttt encodes the following:
- the Gtpbp10 gene encoding GTP-binding protein 10; protein product: MRLSSDASGRKTIRSAAGGDVRRAPHKVCSFGGRESPSAVMVHCSCVLFRKYGNFIDNLRLFTKGGSGGMGYPRLGGEGGKGGDVWVVAHKKMTLRQLKDKYPKKRFVAGEGANSRVSALKGAKGKDCEIPVPVGISVTDENGKIIGELNKEEDRILVAEGGIGGKLLTNFLPLKGQKRIIHLDLKLIADVGLVGFPNAGKSSLLSQISHAKPAIADYAFTTLKPELGKIMYNDFTQISVADLPGLIEGAHMNKGMGHKFLKHIERTRQLLFVVDISGFQLSSQTQYRTAFETIILLTKELELYKEELQRKPALLAVNKMDLPHARDKFHELINQLQNPKDFLHLFENQMIPEKNMKFQHIIPISTITGEGIEELKNCIRKSLDEHANQENEVHFKKQLHNLRFSNTISYSKLPSKHVVTSSGKN